Proteins encoded within one genomic window of Streptomyces profundus:
- a CDS encoding tubulin-like doman-containing protein — MRIYQPMLFVGLGGTGNRIGAELERTLRRELCGPDGTLLTNSGQRAPFQLPDCIQFVYADYSDAELNQLPHLSTRGAEAAPYTHTARAIHDLLPAGMSGSPEVTRALRVTIHDDVSEWLPPAMGEPRVAPLHAGAGQLPTVGRAALFATLREGLEPVLRPLRDAIGAIGHSGGDLRELGGGHIRGCDVFVAFSVSGGTGAGIFYDFLHLIGREFQRSFRQSMDGVKIYPLVVMPSAFPPEAGGGRAAELNASRALVDISRLVDSQNAPDAPEQFGDVIQPSGAGVRFPGGGLVNLRPSTMQTAILFGRPVGLQPEDLRRSISAIVMSLIGTELGDDRASGRAEGDYQSFAASFVNKAVERATPSRSGIGHRGMSTSLAASLTVPVDDLAEIVAGRLLAAGVRDMAEAARRPSAEGARRVTEMFRNAGIGPLWEREPRSVADPDPLPRGGRAIGQALRDRQDDMEDALRRLEHDLSRDMPRLVEEFRPAAAVRGALPQLGPFRLEKVLTGMPDHEERVAQAGLVGMLDNRRNQPERPKNVQFAPPSVPPIRRSLGGITPARWGDADVQTCVAEQNAWYRYRANQLWHAAWKEYEIRWRPQLGRAMREVGELVRALMAHEDEEGRIFADRRKELYRDDRKGVSYLLPPQDSLRSFYDAVFERLMQQYGLPEGSDSAGLLERMIEPTTWQRSLDLVRRSPREAVREVKQVIEGRVKRLFTEPSVVDERPLLPSLGELLLAAAGEVEMGSVVDELWLAQFRSQLAGLLSVGFVPDGNGPLKILIVHPSTQALTRAERYLGQALSLPREPGQTIEFRAVPTDSITVVLFRSGMSLTDISEVGKVLRLWAEARDEASPEDALDWRQRLGYEDDWLASTEEDRKRILHRLLCMVWNGQVTWRGDPASPSALRFRLQDGGDATMTLELDEAEDGVSSWVNLLRAYERFALLDEGQIVDEVCEQLMRAQPNGLTKSPVAPSPLFQLLVHEVAPEQHALIQELAEERGEEGESWLAPTRHFWAETFEGALQLPFPGVKKATRRSLWELLRAADRKKRGQAAGRGRPRRATEADGSPNGYGGRAFTPHEHRPHEHLPEDDRDDRDDHDDHGGRGRPPQQQQRPRQRWQDEWQGEEQGRRRRAEAEEEWQEDVEGPEPGRPPSAPRAGLGKERPTHDRSAHDRSTHDRSAYRRSTDEWSDDERSADEWSADAPFTDRLADDEPLDDSAGGTREEAS; from the coding sequence ATGAGGATCTACCAACCCATGCTGTTCGTCGGCCTGGGGGGCACGGGGAACCGGATCGGTGCGGAACTCGAACGCACGCTCCGCCGTGAACTCTGCGGCCCGGACGGCACGTTGCTGACCAACAGCGGCCAGCGCGCGCCGTTCCAGCTGCCGGACTGCATCCAGTTCGTCTACGCCGACTACAGCGACGCGGAGCTGAACCAGCTGCCCCATCTGAGCACCAGGGGCGCCGAGGCCGCGCCCTACACCCACACGGCGCGGGCCATCCACGATCTGCTGCCCGCCGGCATGAGCGGTTCGCCTGAGGTCACCCGGGCGCTGCGGGTCACCATCCACGACGACGTGTCCGAGTGGCTGCCGCCCGCGATGGGCGAGCCACGGGTGGCACCGCTGCACGCCGGCGCCGGACAGCTGCCGACGGTGGGCAGGGCCGCGCTCTTCGCCACCCTGCGCGAGGGCCTGGAGCCGGTGCTCCGGCCGCTGCGGGACGCCATCGGCGCCATCGGCCACTCCGGCGGCGATCTGCGGGAGTTGGGCGGCGGACACATCAGGGGCTGCGACGTGTTCGTCGCCTTCTCCGTCTCGGGCGGCACCGGGGCCGGCATCTTCTACGACTTCCTGCACCTGATCGGGCGCGAGTTCCAGCGCTCGTTCAGGCAGTCCATGGACGGCGTGAAGATCTACCCGCTGGTGGTGATGCCCTCGGCCTTCCCGCCGGAGGCCGGCGGCGGCCGGGCGGCGGAGCTGAACGCCAGCCGCGCGCTGGTGGACATCTCCCGGCTGGTCGACAGCCAGAACGCGCCCGACGCCCCCGAGCAGTTCGGGGACGTGATCCAGCCGAGCGGGGCCGGGGTGCGCTTCCCCGGCGGCGGACTGGTCAACCTGCGCCCCTCGACCATGCAGACCGCGATCCTGTTCGGCCGGCCGGTCGGCCTCCAGCCCGAGGACCTGCGCCGCTCCATCAGCGCCATCGTGATGTCGCTGATCGGCACCGAGCTCGGCGACGACCGGGCCAGCGGCCGGGCGGAGGGCGACTACCAGTCGTTCGCCGCCAGCTTCGTCAACAAGGCGGTCGAGCGGGCCACTCCGTCCCGCTCGGGCATCGGCCACCGGGGCATGTCCACCAGCCTGGCCGCGTCCCTGACCGTGCCCGTCGACGACCTCGCCGAGATCGTGGCGGGCCGGCTGCTCGCCGCCGGCGTCCGGGACATGGCCGAGGCGGCCCGCCGCCCCAGCGCCGAGGGCGCCCGCCGCGTCACCGAGATGTTCCGGAACGCCGGCATCGGCCCGCTGTGGGAACGCGAGCCGCGCTCGGTCGCCGACCCCGACCCGCTGCCCAGGGGCGGCCGGGCGATCGGGCAGGCGCTGCGCGACCGCCAGGACGACATGGAGGACGCGCTGCGCCGCCTCGAACACGACCTCAGCCGGGACATGCCCCGGCTGGTGGAGGAGTTCCGCCCGGCGGCGGCCGTCCGGGGGGCGCTCCCCCAACTCGGGCCCTTCCGGCTGGAGAAGGTGCTGACCGGGATGCCCGATCACGAGGAACGGGTCGCCCAGGCCGGCCTCGTCGGGATGCTCGACAACCGGCGCAACCAGCCGGAGCGGCCCAAGAACGTGCAGTTCGCCCCGCCGAGCGTGCCGCCGATCCGCCGGAGCCTCGGCGGCATCACCCCGGCCCGCTGGGGCGACGCGGACGTCCAGACGTGCGTCGCCGAGCAGAACGCGTGGTACCGCTACCGGGCCAACCAGCTGTGGCACGCGGCGTGGAAGGAGTACGAGATCCGCTGGCGCCCGCAGTTGGGCAGGGCCATGCGGGAGGTCGGCGAGCTCGTCAGGGCCCTCATGGCCCACGAGGACGAGGAGGGCCGGATCTTCGCCGACCGGCGCAAGGAGCTCTACCGGGACGACCGCAAGGGCGTCTCCTATCTGCTGCCCCCGCAGGACTCGCTCCGCTCCTTCTACGACGCGGTCTTCGAGCGGCTGATGCAGCAGTACGGGCTCCCCGAGGGCTCGGACTCGGCGGGGCTGCTGGAGCGCATGATCGAGCCGACCACCTGGCAGCGCTCCCTCGACCTGGTGCGCCGGTCGCCGCGCGAGGCGGTCAGGGAGGTCAAGCAGGTCATCGAGGGGCGCGTGAAGCGGCTCTTCACCGAGCCGAGCGTGGTCGACGAGCGGCCCCTGCTGCCGTCCCTCGGCGAGCTGCTGCTGGCGGCGGCGGGCGAGGTGGAGATGGGCTCCGTCGTCGACGAGCTGTGGCTGGCGCAGTTCCGTTCGCAGCTGGCCGGACTGCTGTCGGTCGGCTTCGTGCCGGACGGCAACGGGCCGCTGAAGATCCTCATCGTGCACCCGTCGACCCAGGCGTTGACGCGGGCCGAGCGCTATCTCGGGCAGGCGCTGAGCCTGCCGAGGGAACCGGGCCAGACCATCGAGTTCCGGGCGGTGCCGACGGACTCCATCACCGTGGTGCTGTTCCGCAGCGGGATGAGCCTCACGGACATCTCGGAGGTCGGCAAGGTGCTGCGCCTCTGGGCGGAGGCCAGGGACGAGGCCAGCCCGGAGGACGCCCTCGACTGGCGGCAGCGGCTCGGCTACGAGGACGACTGGCTGGCGAGCACGGAGGAGGACCGAAAGCGCATCCTCCACCGGCTGCTGTGCATGGTCTGGAACGGCCAGGTCACCTGGCGTGGCGACCCGGCCTCCCCCAGCGCCCTCAGGTTCCGGCTCCAGGACGGCGGGGACGCGACGATGACCCTCGAACTGGACGAGGCGGAGGACGGGGTCTCCAGCTGGGTAAACCTGCTGCGGGCCTACGAACGCTTCGCGCTGCTGGACGAGGGCCAGATCGTCGACGAGGTCTGCGAGCAGCTGATGCGGGCCCAGCCGAACGGGCTGACGAAGTCGCCGGTGGCGCCGTCGCCGCTCTTCCAGCTGCTGGTCCACGAGGTCGCGCCCGAACAGCACGCGCTGATCCAGGAGTTGGCCGAGGAGCGGGGCGAGGAGGGCGAGTCGTGGCTCGCGCCGACGCGCCACTTCTGGGCCGAGACCTTCGAGGGCGCCCTCCAACTGCCCTTCCCCGGGGTCAAGAAGGCGACCCGCAGATCGCTGTGGGAGCTGTTGCGCGCCGCGGACCGGAAGAAGCGCGGCCAGGCCGCTGGCCGTGGCCGGCCGCGCCGCGCCACCGAGGCGGACGGGTCCCCCAACGGCTACGGCGGCCGGGCGTTCACCCCGCACGAGCACCGACCCCACGAGCACCTTCCCGAGGACGACCGCGACGACCGCGACGACCACGACGACCACGGGGGCCGGGGCCGGCCGCCGCAGCAGCAGCAGCGGCCACGGCAGCGGTGGCAGGACGAGTGGCAGGGGGAGGAACAGGGACGGCGGCGGCGGGCGGAAGCGGAAGAAGAGTGGCAGGAGGACGTCGAGGGCCCGGAGCCAGGCCGTCCGCCGTCCGCCCCCCGCGCCGGCCTGGGGAAGGAGCGACCCACCCACGACCGCTCCGCCCACGACCGCTCCACCCACGACCGCTCCGCCTACCGCCGGTCCACCGACGAGTGGTCCGACGACGAGCGGTCCGCCGACGAGTGGTCCGCCGACGCCCCCTTCACCGACCGCCTCGCCGACGACGAGCCGCTGGACGACAGCGCGGGTGGCACCAGGGAGGAAGCCTCGTGA
- a CDS encoding vWA domain-containing protein — MGAPATGRGTRRVGLLAAGLALALSAALAPPPTPANAQDDEETGAGSGVAPIDFAIVVDQSDSLSDEDLLREVDAATTIAQAELSEESQAIVIGFGSAEREGQVAAVEACQRTELDADGRQLISECVRGLARPDREVIGPGTDHPAALAQAVGRLSEGDPDTPRVIFLLTDGRLDVRDSLNYGDSPEARQNNAGAALRATLAEARANNVQVWPLGFGDQIDEAALREMAEGGYAEGCANLPDAVPEMRVVQNSGDLLDALQSTFASARCAAVQIGDKGVPPVDLDVVIPPIATDGSITVAKGAPGVRVTYLDPDGREVPRQGTFEGSTFEISGQNTAVEALRVSDPKPGTWTVHLEPAEDGPAMEAAVSAIWQGRVLSFVTVEPPSPNPGETVLVEAQLQTRENVTIDDPEQLAGLYANARLTGEGFEPVEVPLGDDGRNGDRRAGDLVFTGEITVPENAVGALAFTSEMAAPGVVADERPFPTRVTEGPPLVQGIVTVEDGELHPGGSIDGSLRIENNDGRPHELRLELRDTGEGAVRVEPPTVVAEPGSARTVPFTITFGSDVPLGGVGGTVVVVDETEGDLVVHQAFLNATVTAPPTWWDRYRWAVITGVAALAVAAAMGGAWFLARRRGLELTGHTVELGQNDRTVDQQPIRDRPRVFYFRVERGRSGHAGLTKAHSGGGSVYELRRRPSGVLRLKPPRDPARDLRPDQRFPVGDETWIVVRAPVPRQGAKGGGRNGGGGGDPFRSFLRRPPGRGRGRAGGPADSRTSRPRPDANSDF; from the coding sequence ATGGGCGCCCCAGCCACGGGACGTGGCACGCGCCGGGTCGGCCTGCTGGCGGCGGGGCTCGCCCTCGCGCTGAGCGCCGCGCTGGCGCCGCCCCCGACCCCGGCCAACGCGCAGGACGACGAGGAGACGGGGGCGGGCTCGGGGGTCGCCCCCATCGACTTCGCCATCGTCGTCGACCAGTCGGACAGCCTCTCGGACGAGGACCTGCTGCGGGAGGTCGACGCGGCGACCACCATCGCCCAGGCGGAGCTCTCGGAGGAGTCCCAGGCCATCGTCATCGGCTTCGGCAGCGCGGAGCGGGAGGGCCAGGTCGCGGCGGTCGAGGCGTGCCAGCGCACCGAACTCGACGCCGACGGACGGCAGTTGATCAGCGAGTGTGTGCGGGGCCTGGCCCGTCCCGACCGCGAGGTGATCGGCCCGGGCACCGACCATCCGGCGGCCCTCGCCCAGGCGGTGGGCCGGCTGTCCGAGGGCGATCCGGACACCCCCCGGGTGATCTTCCTGCTGACCGACGGCCGGCTCGACGTCCGGGACAGCCTCAACTACGGCGACTCCCCCGAGGCCCGCCAGAACAACGCGGGCGCCGCGCTGCGGGCCACCCTCGCCGAGGCCAGGGCGAACAACGTCCAGGTGTGGCCGCTGGGCTTCGGCGACCAGATCGACGAGGCGGCGCTGCGCGAGATGGCCGAGGGCGGCTACGCCGAGGGCTGCGCCAACCTCCCCGACGCCGTACCGGAGATGAGGGTCGTCCAGAACTCGGGGGATCTGCTGGACGCGCTCCAGTCGACGTTCGCCTCGGCCCGCTGCGCGGCGGTCCAGATCGGCGACAAGGGCGTGCCGCCCGTCGATCTCGACGTCGTGATCCCCCCGATCGCGACCGACGGCTCGATCACCGTCGCCAAGGGCGCGCCCGGGGTGCGCGTCACCTACCTCGACCCGGACGGGCGCGAGGTGCCGAGGCAGGGCACGTTCGAGGGGTCGACCTTCGAGATCAGCGGCCAGAACACCGCCGTCGAGGCGCTGCGCGTCAGCGATCCCAAACCCGGCACCTGGACGGTGCACCTGGAGCCGGCCGAGGACGGCCCCGCCATGGAGGCGGCGGTCAGCGCCATCTGGCAGGGCCGCGTCCTGTCCTTTGTCACGGTCGAGCCGCCCTCGCCCAACCCCGGGGAGACGGTACTCGTCGAGGCCCAGCTCCAGACCAGGGAGAACGTCACCATCGACGACCCGGAGCAGCTCGCCGGGCTGTACGCCAACGCGCGGCTCACCGGCGAGGGCTTCGAGCCGGTGGAGGTCCCCCTCGGCGACGACGGGCGAAACGGTGACCGGCGGGCGGGCGACCTGGTGTTCACCGGCGAGATCACCGTCCCCGAGAACGCCGTGGGCGCGCTGGCGTTCACCAGCGAGATGGCGGCCCCCGGGGTGGTCGCCGACGAACGCCCCTTCCCCACCCGGGTGACGGAGGGACCGCCGCTGGTCCAGGGCATCGTCACCGTCGAGGACGGCGAACTGCACCCGGGCGGCTCGATCGACGGCTCGCTGCGGATCGAGAACAACGACGGCCGGCCGCACGAGCTGCGCCTCGAACTGCGGGACACCGGCGAGGGCGCCGTACGCGTCGAGCCGCCGACCGTGGTCGCCGAGCCGGGCAGCGCCAGGACCGTCCCGTTCACCATCACGTTCGGCTCGGACGTGCCGCTCGGCGGCGTCGGCGGCACGGTCGTCGTCGTCGACGAGACCGAGGGCGACCTCGTCGTGCACCAGGCGTTCCTCAACGCCACCGTCACCGCCCCGCCCACCTGGTGGGACCGGTACCGGTGGGCGGTGATCACCGGCGTCGCGGCGCTGGCGGTGGCCGCGGCGATGGGCGGCGCCTGGTTCCTGGCCCGCCGACGCGGCCTCGAACTGACCGGCCACACCGTGGAGTTGGGACAGAACGACCGCACGGTCGACCAGCAGCCGATAAGGGACAGGCCGCGGGTCTTCTACTTCCGGGTGGAACGCGGCAGAAGCGGCCACGCTGGGCTCACCAAGGCGCACTCGGGCGGCGGCTCCGTCTACGAGCTGAGACGCCGGCCCAGCGGCGTGCTCCGGCTCAAGCCGCCGCGCGACCCGGCGCGTGACCTGCGCCCCGACCAGCGGTTCCCGGTCGGCGACGAGACCTGGATCGTCGTGCGGGCGCCCGTGCCACGCCAGGGCGCCAAGGGCGGGGGCCGCAACGGGGGTGGCGGCGGCGACCCGTTCCGCTCCTTCCTCCGCCGGCCCCCGGGGCGAGGGCGGGGAAGGGCCGGCGGCCCGGCGGACTCCCGGACCTCCCGCCCCCGGCCGGACGCCAACAGCGACTTCTGA
- a CDS encoding Crp/Fnr family transcriptional regulator: MSLFGQGRAFLDALPPQDRRDLIGLGALRSYAPGEVMIQEGDRTTFVLVILSGWSVAQVSTDRGSRLILALRGAGDLVGELAAVDDRPRSATVKALGELRATVLPGGRFRGFLASRPVATTLVMRQLSSRLRSSDQERRELASGTVLRRLAIRLLELTERTGREVEGGTVVDLPLPQHDLAAAIGTSREAVAKSLRLLREQDVIRTRPRRLVISDLPLLRLLAEGGEL, encoded by the coding sequence ATGAGCCTATTCGGTCAGGGGCGTGCCTTCCTTGATGCTCTTCCACCACAGGACCGCAGGGATTTGATCGGTCTGGGGGCCCTGCGCAGCTATGCCCCCGGGGAGGTCATGATCCAGGAGGGCGATCGCACCACCTTCGTCCTGGTGATCCTCTCCGGTTGGTCGGTCGCGCAGGTCAGCACCGACCGGGGGAGCCGGCTCATCCTCGCCCTGCGGGGAGCGGGCGATCTGGTGGGCGAGCTCGCCGCCGTGGACGACAGGCCGCGCAGCGCGACGGTGAAGGCGCTGGGCGAACTGCGCGCGACGGTCCTGCCCGGGGGACGCTTCCGTGGCTTCCTCGCCAGCCGCCCGGTGGCCACCACCCTCGTGATGCGGCAACTCAGCTCCCGGCTGCGCAGCTCGGACCAGGAACGTCGCGAGCTGGCCTCGGGAACGGTGCTGCGGCGCCTGGCCATCCGGCTGTTGGAACTCACCGAGAGGACGGGACGCGAGGTGGAGGGGGGAACGGTCGTGGATCTGCCGCTGCCGCAGCACGATCTGGCGGCGGCGATCGGCACCAGCAGGGAGGCCGTCGCGAAGTCGCTGCGGCTGCTGCGCGAGCAGGACGTCATCCGCACCAGGCCCCGGCGGCTGGTCATCTCCGACCTCCCGCTCCTGCGGCTGCTCGCCGAGGGCGGAGAACTGTGA
- a CDS encoding BTAD domain-containing putative transcriptional regulator — protein sequence MLGPLEVQKGDQRWPVTGRLRQTLLGVLLARAERVVSADVLVDALWGEREDARAHQRLHLHVHRLRGFLGEHERLSRIDDGYRLRVRQGELDAERFERLVAEGFDLAEREPRESAGLLRTALGLWHGTPFRGVDAAELGDWANRLEERRLTAWESLYRAELACGAGAELVEGLQKLALAHPLRERFHSLLMSALDRAGRREEARAAYERARRTLAQELGVEPGAELRESAARLRSGRAPSPGPAPGGAVLPSQLPSEVGGFVGREAEMDELDVLVSSSPAPVVIAAVAGTAGVGKTALAVRWAHRRRDRFPDGQLYVDLRGYGPDQPLAPEDALAGFLRALGLAGSAIPHDLHERGARFRTLVAGRRMLVLLDNAAEVAQVRPLLAGSPSCVTLVTSRDALAGLVVREGARRLALDRLSRAEARELLRGLLGDARLAAEPAAVDELVERCARLPLALRIAAELVRSHPGPGGVAELAGALGPRRRALDLLDIDDPHTAVRAVFSWSYRRLEPAVASVFRRLGPYPGPDVDEYAVAALVGVEPRAARRALEVLVRGHLVERSPTGRYRLHDLLRAYAAELTGTPDGGGTAERAAALGRLSDYYLSTALAAMDVFLPAESFRRPRPPEWPGAAPPFASSDEARAWLDAERANLLELARISEPRRTVELAETLWRYLFLGGFPDEAMHLYTRELAAARALADPIAEARARSNLGKTMDQLGLNGTVALDHLRGALAAFERAGLPAWQSAVRNNLGIAFGRRGDLGAAIREFELSLALAGTAEHWPLRRAPLVNLSRCLKELGRYEEALTCLFEVLERCREHDDRAHLPNALTGLADLSLLTGRDAEAEAYARDGLALAGEYGFRAVEVDCLCLLGVVARTAGDHATALLRHQEAVALARSIGSRHTVLGALSALAASRSAAGDQERALATYREALAVAREADHAPGVATVRAAIDDLLARGGDQRAART from the coding sequence GTGTTGGGGCCCTTGGAGGTCCAAAAGGGTGACCAGCGGTGGCCGGTCACCGGGCGGCTGCGGCAGACGTTGCTGGGGGTGCTGCTGGCGCGGGCCGAACGGGTGGTGTCGGCCGACGTGTTGGTGGACGCCCTGTGGGGCGAGCGGGAGGATGCCCGCGCCCACCAGCGACTGCACCTCCATGTGCACAGGCTGCGGGGCTTCCTCGGCGAGCACGAGCGGCTGAGCCGGATCGACGACGGCTACCGACTGCGCGTGCGCCAGGGGGAGTTGGACGCGGAGCGGTTCGAGCGGCTGGTGGCCGAGGGGTTCGACCTGGCGGAGCGGGAGCCCCGGGAGTCGGCCGGCCTGCTGCGGACCGCCCTCGGGCTCTGGCACGGCACGCCGTTCCGAGGCGTCGACGCCGCCGAACTGGGCGACTGGGCCAACCGCCTGGAGGAACGGCGGCTGACGGCCTGGGAGTCGCTCTACCGGGCGGAGCTCGCCTGCGGCGCGGGCGCCGAACTGGTCGAAGGGCTCCAGAAGTTGGCGCTGGCCCACCCCTTGCGCGAGCGCTTCCACAGCCTGTTGATGTCGGCGCTCGACCGGGCCGGTCGGCGGGAGGAGGCGCGGGCCGCCTACGAACGGGCCCGCCGGACGCTCGCCCAGGAGCTGGGCGTCGAGCCGGGCGCCGAGCTGAGGGAGTCGGCGGCCCGGCTGCGGTCGGGCCGGGCCCCGTCGCCGGGGCCGGCCCCGGGAGGGGCGGTGCTGCCGAGTCAACTCCCCTCGGAGGTCGGGGGCTTCGTGGGGCGGGAGGCCGAGATGGACGAGCTGGACGTCCTGGTGTCCTCCTCTCCAGCCCCCGTGGTGATCGCCGCGGTGGCCGGCACGGCCGGCGTCGGCAAGACGGCCCTCGCGGTGCGCTGGGCGCACCGGCGGCGGGACAGGTTCCCCGACGGCCAGCTCTATGTCGACCTGCGCGGCTACGGCCCCGACCAGCCCCTGGCGCCCGAGGACGCGCTGGCCGGGTTCCTGCGCGCGCTGGGCCTCGCGGGCTCGGCGATCCCGCACGACCTCCACGAACGCGGGGCGCGTTTCCGCACGTTGGTCGCGGGGCGGCGGATGCTGGTGCTGCTGGACAACGCGGCCGAGGTCGCCCAGGTGCGGCCGTTGCTGGCGGGCAGCCCGTCCTGCGTCACCCTGGTGACCAGCAGGGACGCGCTGGCCGGTCTTGTGGTCAGGGAGGGCGCCCGCCGGCTGGCGCTCGACCGGCTCAGCCGCGCCGAAGCGCGGGAGCTGCTGCGCGGGCTGCTCGGCGACGCCCGTCTCGCCGCGGAGCCGGCGGCGGTCGACGAGCTGGTCGAACGCTGCGCGCGGCTGCCGCTGGCCCTGCGGATCGCCGCGGAGCTGGTGCGTTCGCACCCGGGGCCAGGCGGCGTCGCCGAGCTGGCCGGGGCGCTGGGGCCACGGCGGCGCGCGCTCGACCTGCTGGACATCGACGATCCGCACACGGCGGTGCGGGCCGTGTTCTCCTGGTCCTACCGGCGGCTTGAGCCGGCCGTGGCGTCGGTGTTCCGGCGTCTTGGCCCCTATCCGGGACCCGATGTGGACGAGTACGCGGTCGCCGCGCTCGTCGGCGTGGAGCCGCGCGCGGCGCGGCGCGCGTTGGAGGTGCTGGTGCGCGGGCATCTCGTCGAGCGGTCGCCGACGGGCCGCTACCGCCTCCACGACCTGCTGCGCGCCTACGCGGCCGAGCTGACCGGCACGCCTGACGGCGGCGGGACGGCCGAACGGGCGGCGGCGCTCGGCCGGTTGTCGGACTACTACCTGTCGACGGCCCTGGCGGCGATGGACGTCTTCCTGCCCGCCGAGTCCTTCCGTCGGCCACGGCCGCCCGAGTGGCCCGGCGCCGCGCCCCCGTTCGCGTCCTCCGACGAGGCCAGGGCCTGGCTGGACGCCGAGCGGGCCAACCTGCTGGAGCTGGCCAGGATCAGCGAACCGCGCCGCACCGTCGAACTGGCCGAGACCCTCTGGCGCTATCTCTTCCTCGGCGGCTTCCCGGACGAGGCGATGCACCTCTACACCAGGGAACTGGCGGCGGCCAGGGCGCTGGCGGACCCGATCGCCGAGGCGCGGGCCAGGAGCAACCTGGGCAAGACCATGGACCAGCTCGGGCTGAACGGCACGGTGGCGCTCGACCATCTGCGCGGCGCGCTGGCCGCGTTCGAGCGGGCCGGGCTGCCCGCGTGGCAGTCGGCGGTGCGCAACAACCTGGGCATCGCCTTTGGGCGTCGCGGCGACCTGGGCGCGGCGATCCGGGAGTTCGAGCTCTCGCTGGCGTTGGCCGGCACGGCGGAACACTGGCCGCTGCGGCGCGCGCCCCTGGTCAACCTCTCGCGTTGCCTGAAGGAACTGGGGCGGTACGAGGAGGCGTTGACGTGTCTCTTCGAGGTGCTCGAACGCTGCCGGGAGCACGACGACCGGGCCCATCTGCCCAACGCGCTCACCGGCCTTGCCGATCTGTCGCTGCTGACCGGGCGGGACGCGGAGGCGGAGGCGTACGCCAGGGACGGGCTGGCGCTCGCCGGGGAGTACGGGTTCCGTGCCGTCGAGGTGGACTGTCTCTGCCTGCTGGGCGTGGTCGCCCGCACCGCGGGGGACCACGCGACGGCGCTGCTCCGCCATCAGGAGGCGGTGGCCCTGGCCCGTTCGATCGGCTCCCGGCACACCGTGCTGGGGGCGCTCAGCGCCCTGGCCGCCAGCCGGAGCGCCGCGGGTGACCAGGAGCGGGCGCTGGCCACCTACCGGGAGGCGCTTGCCGTCGCGCGGGAGGCCGACCACGCGCCCGGGGTGGCCACGGTGCGGGCGGCCATCGACGACCTTCTGGCGCGCGGCGGCGATCAGCGGGCGGCCAGGACCTGA